The Streptococcus respiraculi sequence GAAACACAGTCTGCCTTTGAATTATCTCCGGAGGGAACAGGGTATAGGGTAAAAACAAGATTTTCAAAGTTCTATAACCTGCCGGAGCTTATGTCTATGTTTAAGGAAGTTGCAGATATTCAAACAGCGGATATGCTTAATCTTCCAACACCTGAAGCACACTATGAAGTTATTAAGACCTTGCCGAGTGAGGAGCAAAAGGAAATCCTAAAGAGCCTATCCGAAAGAGCTGATGATGTTAGAAATAGAGTGGTAGAACCTGATGAAGATAATATGCTGAAGATTACCAATGACGGCAAGAAACTTGCTCTTGACCAAAGACTGATCAATCCTCTGCTACCCGATAATCCTGACAGCAAGGTCAATGTATGCGTAAAAAATGTGTTTGCCATTTGGGATAAGACAAAAGAAGATAGGTCAACACAGCTTCTATTTTCCGATATGTCAACTCCAAAAGGCGATGGAGAGTTTAATATCTATGATGATATTAGAGATAAACTTGTTGCAATGGGGATACCAAAAGAAGAAATAGCCTTTATCCATGAAGCTAATTCGGATAAACAAAAAGACGAACTCTTTGCAAAGGTAAGAAAGGGAGATGTGAGGATATTACTCGGTTCAACACAGAAAATGGGAGCCGGCACGAATGTTCAAAATAAGCTGATTGCACTTCATGATTTAGATGTCCCATGGCGTCCTGCTGATTTAGAGCAGAGAGCAGGAAGAATTGTTCGTCAGGGAAATGAAAATAAAGAGGTTAATATCTATCGTTATGTAACGGAGAATACCTTTGATGCGTACCTTTGGCAGACCATAGAGAATAAGCAGAAATTCATTTCTCAGATAATGACCAGCAAAACACCTGTCAGAGTGGCGGAAGATGTGGACGAAAGCTCACTTAACTATGCAGAGATAAAAGCGTTAGCTACTGGTGATCCAAAGATTAAGGAAAAGATGGACTTGGATAATGAGGTTACAAAACTTAAAATGTTGGAAGTAAACTACAAGTCAAATCGCTATCGTCTGGAGGACAAGGTGGCTAAAAACTATCCAGAAGAAATAGCAAGGACGGAAAAGTTAATTGAGGCTATAAAGAAAGACATATCAGAGATTGAGCCACAAGGAGAAGGCGAAAATAAATTCACTTCGATAACCATAAAGGGAGAGAAGATATTTGATAAAAAGATTGCGGGAGAAAAGTTACTTGAAGCTATCAAGACCGTAAAAATCAATGAAAGCAAGATTATAGGAAAGTATAGAAATATGGACTTGGAAGTCAGCTATAACTTCTTTACCAATGCTCATGATTTCAGCCTAAATGGTGTTGTAAAGCATTCAGGAGAGCTTGGAACAAGTGCAGACGGTAATATTACAAGACTTGATAATGCCCTTGAGAAAATGCCTGAAAAACTGAAAAGACTGGAGGAGAAGCTTACAAGTACAAAAGAGCAGCTCGAAAATGCCAAAGAAGAACTCAAAAAGCCTTTTGAAAAAGCTGATGAATTAAAGAGTAAGGTGCTTCGCTTGGCAGAACTGAATAAGCTCCTTGATATGGGTGATGTGGAAGAAAAGAGAAATGACAATCCTCTTGTAGAAGATGTAAAAAGGGCAATCATTGATTTTTGTAACAGAGAGTATGAAGAAAATCATAGCTACGATGAGTTTGATGCTCTATATCCTGACTTAAAGCATATAGGAATTGCCTATACCAACACGCCGGATGAAAGACACAGTATTCAATATGAGCTTAATTTAGAGGAGAAAACTTGGACACAGTACATTGATGATACTCCTATCAAGACAGAGAGCTTTGACTATGAAAACAAGGGAGAGAATGAAGCTCTAAGGAATATGAAAAATGAAATTGAGTTATCCTCTTTTGAAGATTTAACCTATGTAGATTCAGAGAACTTAAAAGTAGCACTTGGGCTTGATATTGATGATGAAGGTAACTTTTATGATCCACTTGCAAAAGACCTCGATAATGACGGTATTTCTGATAGGTATGACAATGACTTTAAGGACAGCGACTATTTTGAGTCAACCTTTGATGTGGAAGATAATGTTCATAGTAAAGGAGAAACTACACAAAAATCAGAGGATAAGCCGTCTATTTTAGGTCAGATAAGAGCCTATCAAAATGAAAGTAAAGCAGAAGAAAAACAAATTACAAAAGAACAGGAATATGTACGATAAGGGAGCGAAAAGCTCCCTTTGACCATGAAAGGAGATAAAAACATGGATTACAAAACAATGAGAGATAGAATTGAAGATATGGTAAATGATAGTCATAAGGACTTTGTTAAGGCGGTTATCAGCATGGAAAAAGGTATCAACGATGAAAGTGCATTAGATAAGCTATATGACGCTTATATGGACAATGACAGTCTGAATTTACTGCATGAGGAATTTGATTACATGATTGAGGATTTAAGGGAACAGGGACAGATAAAAGACCTGCCTTATGTTCAGGAAGAAAAAGACAATCTTATAAATATTGTTGGAAATATCGTTGGAGAGGTCTATCTGGTTGAAAGAGAAAACAAGAATGGAGAAGCCTTTAAGGTGGCAAATTTCTCTGTTGTATCTAAAGATGATGAGGGAAATAAGGTGTATCATAATTGCTCCGCATACGGAGAAAAGAGCGATATCCTTAAGAACTTTAAGCAGGGTGATTTTGTGAAGCTCTTTGGACAGATTAGAACTTCTATTGATGATAACGGTAAGGAACATACGAATATTAGGATACTTTCCTCAAAGCTCTTAAAGGCAAAAGAGCAGATGAAAGGACAAGAAGAAAAGAAAGAATCTGTTCTTGGAGCTATCAAGAAATATCAGGCTGAAGATAAGGAAAAGCCAAATGAAAAGAAAGAAGCAAGCAAAGAAGCTGAGAGATAGATATATGATCGGTGTGGCCTTAGGACTGCACCGATTATTTTTTTGTGCAATAGCCAAAAGATATAATTTATGTTATAATTTATGTACAAAAAATCCAATAAGTTGGAATTTGGAGGGATAATAATGAAATTTAACTACAATGGTTTATGGAAATTATTGATAGATAAGAATATGAAAAAGAAAGATTTAATTGATAGGACAGGAGTTTCACCAACAACAGTATCAAAGATGGCTAAAGGTGAAGCAGTGTCTCTTTCTATTCTTGGCAAAATTTGTGAGGAATTAAATGCGGATATAGGAGATTTAATTTGCATTGATAAAGAAAGATAGGAGATGTAGATGATGGAAGATATAACACATAATAAATTCAGTGCACTTACTCCTGAAGTGTTAAAAGAAAACAAGCGAATATATACGGAAGCACTTGATTATGCTTTCAGTAATAGTGATATAAAAAATATCGCTATTACTGGTATATATGGTGCAGGAAAAAGTACAGTATGGAATACTTATGTTCATAAAAAAGGATTAAGTAATGTAATTACAGTTTCTTTGGGAAAATATAAAAATCATATTAAGGATGATGATAGATATTCAGATTTAGATGGTATTGAGGATAATCATAGTAATGAAAATCAAAAAACAGACGATATAGACGATTACAATAGAGTGGAAAGACAACTCATCAATCAAATATTATCTCAGATAGAATCAAAGAAAATACCACTTAGTAAATATGGTTTTAAATCAAATAAAAGCATTCTGAATATATGCTTACAGTCATTGGCGTTTCTATCAATAATATGTTCAATACTTCTTTGGATAACGAGAGATACTTTTATATCTTTTGTTAATGAGTCGTATAAAAATTTCAATGGTATATCATTGATGCTTTTATGTGCCTTGTTGTTATTTGTACCACTGTTTTATTATTTGTATATATTCAATAGAGGGAACAAATTTAAAATTTCTAAAATTACATTCAAAGGTGCGGAAGCAAATATTAATGATAGTAATAGCGATGAGTCAGTGTTAGATAGAGATATTAAGGAGTTAGTTTACTTACTGAGAAGTTCTAATTCAAAGATTGTTGTTTTTGAAGATCTAGATAGGTATGATAATGCATCTATTTACACAAAGTTGAGAGAGCTCAATTTTCTGTTAAACAAATATGTAAAAGTAAACGATGAAAAGGAAGCTCCGATAAGATTTATATATATGCTTAAGGACAGTTTATTTTACTCTAAAAACAGAACTAAATTCTTCGATTTCATTTTACCGATAGTCCCTGTGGTAGATTCAAAAACATCAGAAAATGAGCTTATTGAACTTTTGAAAGAAGTAGAGAATGCTCCTGATAGAAGTTTATTGGCTGATATTTCTTTATATGTTGATGATATGAGGCTTCTAAAAAATATAGTTAATGAGTATATTGTGTATTCTAAAATTATACCATTAGGAAAGATTGATTTGGAGAGTAATAAGTTATTTGCACTTATTACTTTAAAAAATATATTCCCAAATGAGTTTGATCTTTTGCAGGAAGATAAAGGATTTATAAGAACTATATTTGATG is a genomic window containing:
- a CDS encoding single-stranded DNA-binding protein yields the protein MDYKTMRDRIEDMVNDSHKDFVKAVISMEKGINDESALDKLYDAYMDNDSLNLLHEEFDYMIEDLREQGQIKDLPYVQEEKDNLINIVGNIVGEVYLVERENKNGEAFKVANFSVVSKDDEGNKVYHNCSAYGEKSDILKNFKQGDFVKLFGQIRTSIDDNGKEHTNIRILSSKLLKAKEQMKGQEEKKESVLGAIKKYQAEDKEKPNEKKEASKEAER
- a CDS encoding helix-turn-helix domain-containing protein, with translation MKFNYNGLWKLLIDKNMKKKDLIDRTGVSPTTVSKMAKGEAVSLSILGKICEELNADIGDLICIDKER